The following proteins are co-located in the Gloeocapsa sp. PCC 7428 genome:
- a CDS encoding DUF4394 domain-containing protein encodes MKFNQLGKAAVVISLTAASQIFAFAPALSRPVYKVIGLKSDNTLVTYEYNSRRSNKIKIKGVDGNVLGIDFRPANNQLYAITDTDKIYTINSDSGVATLISSLSVSFSGGFQSGVDFNPVADRLRLVANNGENFRINVDTGEVVVDKPLNYNPPQAIGVTAAAYTNSRPGVSNTTLYNLDYDSDSLVIQNPPNDGTLNTVGSLGFNLPPIAGFDIVTNRNGENIGFIASGRSLYTVDLSTGRATLIGNFRAGNLIGIAATLSSKGR; translated from the coding sequence ATGAAATTTAATCAATTAGGTAAAGCCGCAGTAGTCATATCTTTAACCGCTGCTTCTCAGATTTTTGCTTTTGCTCCAGCACTCAGTAGACCAGTATATAAAGTTATTGGATTAAAAAGCGATAATACATTAGTTACATATGAGTACAATTCCCGCCGTTCAAATAAAATCAAAATTAAAGGAGTTGATGGAAACGTTTTAGGAATAGATTTTCGCCCTGCAAATAATCAACTCTATGCAATTACAGATACTGATAAAATATACACAATTAATAGTGATAGCGGTGTTGCTACATTGATAAGTTCTTTATCAGTAAGCTTTAGTGGAGGATTTCAATCCGGTGTTGATTTCAATCCAGTTGCGGATAGGCTGAGGTTAGTAGCAAACAATGGTGAGAATTTTAGAATTAACGTTGACACCGGAGAAGTTGTTGTAGATAAACCACTTAATTACAATCCTCCTCAAGCGATCGGGGTAACTGCTGCTGCATATACTAACTCTAGACCTGGAGTCAGCAATACCACACTTTATAATCTGGACTATGATTCTGATAGCTTAGTCATTCAGAATCCACCGAATGATGGCACCCTAAACACAGTAGGATCATTGGGTTTTAACCTACCGCCGATCGCAGGATTTGATATTGTCACTAACCGTAATGGAGAAAATATTGGATTTATTGCATCTGGTAGATCTTTGTATACTGTAGATCTATCAACTGGACGAGCTACTCTTATAGGTAACTTTCGTGC
- a CDS encoding extracellular solute-binding protein, which yields MERRTFLFGTGTLALSQLLLGCNPQGDSFEIEFLRGSIPAIVVDRFRQQVQSQARFTPVAQLQELFEQLQTWRQQASTTQQPRSLPLPTRQSQSPNPSTLITLGDYWLSTAIQQQLIQPLNITQLQNWNALPSRWQELVRRNNQGESDPQGQIWAAPYRWGSTVILYNREKFNSLGWTPNDWSDLWRPELRSRISIVDQSREVIGLTLKRLGQSYNAQNLDQIPNLEEQLQALHQQVRLYSSNRYIEPLIIGDTWVAVGWSTDVLPILRRYREIAVVVPRSGTALWADVWVNPINAALPTLASQWIDFCWQPQIAQQISLRTHGTSPIAVQLPPASGQNPTRIEFTDAQLQQSEFLLPLSATAQHQYEALWQSIRAST from the coding sequence ATGGAGCGACGGACTTTTTTATTCGGGACAGGAACTTTAGCACTGTCACAGTTATTATTAGGGTGTAATCCACAAGGAGACTCGTTTGAGATCGAGTTTTTGCGGGGTTCGATACCAGCGATTGTTGTCGATCGCTTTCGTCAGCAGGTGCAATCACAAGCAAGGTTTACACCTGTTGCCCAACTTCAAGAGTTATTTGAGCAACTACAAACTTGGCGTCAGCAAGCAAGTACTACACAGCAACCGCGATCGCTTCCCCTACCGACTCGCCAATCGCAATCACCAAACCCATCTACGTTGATTACCTTGGGAGATTACTGGCTATCGACAGCGATTCAACAGCAACTGATTCAACCACTCAATATTACTCAACTCCAAAATTGGAATGCGTTACCCAGTCGCTGGCAAGAACTTGTAAGACGCAATAATCAAGGGGAAAGCGACCCACAAGGACAAATATGGGCAGCGCCTTATCGCTGGGGCAGTACAGTTATCCTCTACAACCGAGAAAAATTTAATTCCTTGGGCTGGACACCAAATGATTGGAGTGATTTATGGCGTCCTGAACTGCGATCGCGTATTTCCATCGTCGATCAATCGCGGGAAGTCATTGGGTTAACTCTCAAGCGCTTGGGTCAATCCTACAACGCCCAAAATCTCGATCAAATCCCAAACTTAGAAGAGCAACTACAGGCTTTACATCAACAAGTACGACTTTACAGTTCTAATCGATACATCGAACCTTTGATTATTGGCGATACTTGGGTAGCAGTAGGTTGGTCAACAGACGTGCTACCAATCTTGCGGCGTTATCGAGAAATTGCTGTTGTCGTTCCGCGATCAGGAACAGCACTTTGGGCAGATGTGTGGGTTAATCCCATTAATGCGGCTTTACCGACTCTAGCCTCACAATGGATTGATTTTTGCTGGCAACCGCAAATCGCGCAGCAAATCTCGCTACGCACTCATGGCACTTCGCCAATTGCAGTACAACTACCACCAGCAAGCGGACAAAATCCGACACGAATCGAATTTACGGATGCCCAATTACAACAAAGTGAGTTTTTGCTACCACTTTCTGCAACCGCACAACACCAGTATGAGGCATTGTGGCAGTCAATTAGAGCATCAACTTGA
- a CDS encoding phycobiliprotein lyase, which translates to MLSFPDFFTACSGKWTTERIYHSMPQGSIERSYTEYQVEPITPADKQRILTLSTQAGIKVEVQLATVQQEDLPGFAISFNTRSETGETVSMSLQALFVPDTYISAESTAVKLPPPVAAQIATQPEGEVIQGFYLRDEGYSEAGTAVGRFTYQPTRQTLEMTTYYRRSVAVDQMRMVAPNLRLRTIVTYQRPDNTNEIPTIINLVGFGVEQRSV; encoded by the coding sequence ATGCTTAGTTTTCCAGATTTTTTTACAGCTTGTAGCGGCAAATGGACGACCGAACGTATTTATCATTCAATGCCGCAAGGTAGTATCGAACGGTCTTACACTGAGTATCAAGTCGAACCAATTACACCAGCAGACAAACAGCGAATTTTAACTTTATCAACTCAAGCAGGGATAAAAGTAGAAGTACAACTAGCAACTGTGCAACAAGAAGATTTACCAGGCTTTGCGATTTCATTCAATACTCGGTCGGAAACGGGTGAAACGGTATCAATGAGTTTGCAAGCTTTATTTGTGCCAGATACGTATATTTCTGCGGAAAGTACTGCTGTTAAGTTACCGCCACCTGTAGCCGCACAAATTGCCACCCAACCGGAAGGAGAAGTCATTCAAGGTTTTTATCTGCGTGATGAGGGTTACTCAGAAGCGGGAACCGCTGTAGGGCGATTTACATATCAACCCACACGCCAAACGTTAGAAATGACAACTTACTACCGACGCTCAGTCGCAGTTGATCAGATGCGCATGGTAGCACCAAACTTACGGCTGCGGACAATTGTGACTTACCAAAGACCTGACAATACCAACGAAATACCGACGATAATTAATTTGGTAGGGTTTGGTGTAGAGCAGCGAAGCGTGTAA
- the cobT gene encoding nicotinate mononucleotide-dependent phosphoribosyltransferase CobT has product MIHVYTQEKQGNEWLRRYRGASAALACVLGFTETGLIPGISAAGSTPQARRYTAIADAEFLYNGPQPQPQYPLPPLQAGASPVFISRAVVEALALPIYLFNAGLPQLPSVPTIDLGGTAAQCLSLGYALELATVKHLWAQGILWGEQLARQPQDYIILGECVVGGTTTALAVLTGLGIAAAGKVNSSHPVCNHAQKWTLVKSGLQRAHLWDKIPLQDPLALIAAVGDPMQIAVAGMAIALSRSKGVLLAGGTQMLAVYALMQALGKVFEIAWQPEEVAVGTTRWVAEDPTGNTVELARLIGGVPLLATKLSFKNSRYPQLQVYEQGYVKEGVAAGGCCIAACLMQDWHQAQLLQTIETLLDRYSQSC; this is encoded by the coding sequence ATGATTCATGTTTATACCCAAGAGAAACAAGGTAACGAATGGCTGCGGCGGTATCGCGGTGCTTCGGCGGCGTTAGCTTGTGTTTTAGGTTTTACCGAAACAGGATTAATTCCTGGAATTTCGGCGGCGGGAAGTACGCCCCAAGCACGAAGATATACCGCGATCGCCGATGCCGAATTTCTCTACAATGGTCCGCAGCCGCAGCCGCAATACCCTTTACCACCACTCCAAGCAGGTGCTTCACCAGTCTTTATTTCGCGGGCGGTTGTCGAAGCACTGGCTTTACCAATTTATCTTTTTAATGCAGGATTACCTCAACTTCCAAGCGTACCGACGATTGATTTAGGTGGTACGGCGGCGCAATGTTTAAGTCTAGGCTATGCATTGGAACTCGCAACTGTTAAACATCTGTGGGCGCAAGGTATTCTCTGGGGCGAACAACTAGCGCGTCAGCCGCAGGATTATATTATTTTAGGCGAGTGTGTCGTCGGCGGCACAACAACTGCACTCGCGGTTTTGACGGGGTTGGGAATTGCAGCCGCAGGAAAAGTTAACAGTAGTCACCCTGTTTGCAATCACGCGCAAAAATGGACACTTGTCAAATCAGGATTGCAACGCGCGCATCTTTGGGACAAAATACCCCTGCAAGATCCTTTGGCGCTGATCGCTGCGGTGGGCGATCCGATGCAAATTGCGGTAGCGGGAATGGCGATCGCACTGAGTCGTTCTAAAGGCGTACTCCTTGCTGGTGGTACGCAGATGCTGGCTGTTTATGCCTTGATGCAAGCCTTAGGCAAGGTTTTTGAGATTGCATGGCAACCAGAAGAAGTTGCTGTGGGAACGACTCGTTGGGTTGCAGAAGATCCCACAGGTAATACCGTTGAGTTAGCACGACTGATTGGGGGAGTACCTTTACTCGCTACAAAATTAAGTTTTAAGAATTCTCGATACCCTCAACTACAGGTTTATGAACAAGGTTATGTCAAGGAAGGTGTAGCCGCTGGCGGTTGCTGTATTGCTGCTTGTTTGATGCAAGATTGGCATCAAGCTCAACTCTTACAGACAATCGAAACTTTACTAGATCGTTATTCACAAAGTTGTTAG